In one window of Mercurialis annua linkage group LG4, ddMerAnnu1.2, whole genome shotgun sequence DNA:
- the LOC126676765 gene encoding late embryogenesis abundant protein ECP63, with product MASRQQKEQKAETEAWQAAQDISDANRQRDYEDRAREMREHYYPQQQEERPGVIGSVLKKVTDTYGYAKEAVVGKSQEAAEKTKETAYSAAEKAKENEEYTTEKSKETTDAAARKLDETKESAKQKAEEAKESTKGKLGEYAEKAKETKDSTKEKLGEYKDRAAEKAKETGESAKEKAEEYKNYAAEKAGEAKDKTAEKATETKDYTAQKAEEGEEKAKETKDYTAEKAKEGKDAAASRLGELTESAKGAARKAMDLFTTKKEEAKEKTQESTEATKESLSEAEEEARRKMEGLKMEGEAYKQDKEVEAERGTRAKETIFGNLGLGTIKDSIKGKLTQPHDIVNETRAAREHGGTGRQEVVVEETPAGKVAATLKATDDMSGQSFNDVGRIDDR from the exons ATGGCTTCAAGGCAACAGAAGGAGCAGAAAGCCGAGACCGAGGCATGGCAAGCAGCGCAAGACATAAGTGACGCTAACAGACAGAGAGACTATGAAGACAGAGCCAGGGAGATGAGAGAACATTATTATCCCCAGCAACAAGAAGAAAGACCAGGCGTCATCGGTTCCGTGTTGAAGAAAGTTACCGATACTTACGGCTACGCCAAAGAAGCTGTCGTCGGAAAGAGCCAAGAAGCTGCAGAGAAAACGAAAGAAACTGCGTATTCTGCAGCGGAGAAAGCGAAAGAGAATGAGGAGTACACCACTGAGAAGTCGAAAGAGACTACGGATGCTGCTGCAAGGAAGTTGGATGAAACAAAGGAAAGCGCTAAGCAGAAGGCGGAGGAAGCTAAAGAATCGACGAAGGGGAAGCTGGGAGAGTATGCGGAGAAGGCGAAAGAAACTAAGGATTCAACCAAAGAGAAGCTAGGCGAGTATAAGGATCGTGCAGCTGAGAAGGCGAAAGAAACGGGAGAATCCGCCAAGGAGAAGGCGGAAGAGTATAAGAATTATGCCGCGGAGAAGGCGGGGGAGGCCAAGGATAAGACGGCAGAGAAGGCGACAGAGACCAAGGATTATACTGCCCAAAAAGCTGAAGAAGGAGAAGAGAAAGCAAAAGAAACAAAGGATTATACTGCTGAAAAAGCTAAAGAGGGTAAAGATGCTGCTGCTAGTAGACTCGGTGAGCTCACCGAGTCCGCTAAAGGCGCTGCAAGAAAAGCTATGGACTTGTTTACTACTAAGAAAGAAGAAGCCAAAGAGAAGACACAAGAGAGTACAGAAGCAACCAAG GAGAGCTTGAGTGAAGCTGAAGAGGAAGCAAGGAGGAAAATGGAGGGCTTAAAAATGGAAGGTGAAGCATACAAACAGGACAAGGAAGTTGAAGCTGAAAG GGGAACCAGAGCGAAAGAGACGATCTTCGGCAATCTAGGGTTAGGAACCATCAAAGACTCGATCAAAGGAAAGCTTACGCAGCCACATGACATTGTAAACGAGACCCGTGCAGCTCGCGAACACGGGGGCACCGGTCGACAAGAGGTGGTGGTTGAGGAAACCCCGGCCGGAAAGGTGGCTGCTACTCTGAAAGCAACTGATGATATGAGCGGTCAAAGCTTCAACGATGTCGGACGTATAGATGATCGGTGA
- the LOC126678922 gene encoding uncharacterized protein LOC126678922 — MSRCYPYLRNGEAVSETIQTDLNKPLTDKLKRKKDKKEKRSKIQHKKSTSLSKLEKRNDDDEPERSGLTEEHGRPICHQSLSSDSTTRSLKKRKSDDLVHSASIATQNNGNVIRRIPSESSSDARSEKKEKSSRHRVSGAEKKLLKAEGLYKRLFGDWSAPPVVYDQNDFDDESWLSGTRTQDVRCDKRIRISRHEEPGHEASSFWPCARNLPEADIYALPYTILF, encoded by the coding sequence ATGTCACGGTGCTATCCTTACCTGAGGAACGGCGAGGCCGTGAGCGAAACCATTCAGACGGACTTGAATAAACCATTAACTGATAAACTGAAGAGGAAGAAGGACAAAAAAGAGAAGAGATCTAAGATACAACACAAGAAATCCACTTCTTTGAGCAAACTGGAGAAGCGGAACGATGATGACGAACCTGAAAGAAGTGGCTTGACTGAGGAACATGGGCGACCTATCTGTCATCAGAGTCTTTCATCAGATAGTACTACTCGGAGCCTCAAGAAGAGAAAAAGTGACGACCTCGTGCATTCTGCTTCTATTGCCACCCAAAATAATGGGAATGTCATTCGAAGAATACCCTCTGAATCAAGTTCTGATGCACGTtctgaaaagaaagaaaaatcttCGCGACACCGCGTTTCCGGAGCGGAGAAGAAGCTATTAAAAGCAGAAGGTTTATACAAAAGGTTGTTTGGGGATTGGTCTGCACCACCTGTTGTTTATGATCAAAATGACTTTGATGATGAGAGTTGGCTTTCTGGAACGAGAACGCAAGATGTTCGCTGTGACAAGAGGATCAGAATTTCTCGCCATGAGGAACCAGGCCATGAAGCGTCTTCCTTTTGGCCCTGTGCTCGGAATCTACCGGAGGCTGATATCTATGCGTTACCCTATACTATTTTATTCTGA